CACACATCACTACTGAGGAGCTGACAGACAGCTGATTGACTGTGTAGCATGACAACCTCATTtctaactttatttaaaatgtgtgtttccaGGCACCCGGTGGCGTCCTTCTTCCACCTCTTCTTCCGAGTTAGTGCCATcattgtgtatctgctgtgtGAGTTTTTGAGTAGCAGCTTCATCGCCTGCATGGTTACAATAAtcctgctgctgtcatgtgacttcTGGACCGTAAAGGTGGGCCACCTTCCTCTTCATCACAGTAAATCATCTCTACACCTGGAAATCAGTATGATgcaatacactcctgatcaaaattttaagaccagttgagaaattgcaagaatttacattttgcactgttggatcttaagaaggtgttttgggccgaggatcgtcccatgtcttgacggacagccaattggttCCTCCGGCTCAGtgccggtgaaatttttttgggtctaccacttgacttttttgttccataaccctcaggatcttttaagaagtttaaaatgactgtcttactgcatcCAACCTCAGCAGAAATGGCACGTtgcgagaggccttgcttatgctgctcaacaatccgaccatgttcaaggagagaaagcttttttgcctttgccatcaggaggtcatgacagtgtggataccagacagaaaatgacactgaatccacatttttgcgaagatttgggcttttaaaggcagtggccttaaacttttgatcagctgatgaacagactatttcagtttaatggttgtttgcaataaattgcttactaattttttttttttttgtctcactcccatttcttctttttgcattttgaagctctacatAGAACCTTCTTAacatccaacagtgcaaaatgtaaattcttgcaatttttcaactggtcttaaaattttgatcaggagtgtatattgATAATGTTGCAGGGCTGGGACAGTGTGCTTTTGATACAATCATGATAGATGGGTCAATccattgaattgaactgaatccAGTCTCAGCTCACCAGTCATAACAAATGTATGCAACTCTCCAAAAGTTAGCTTAACTTTTGAGCAATATTTAGTCCCCTTGctgacaacctagcatgacatgcaGCAATGGATTCCTTAGGTCTTCTAGTTTCATAGGATACcaaaaattaaattgatttaGTAATAACACGTTTAAtcaaaaatcataaaaacagaATTGCGATGCTGAAGTGAATCCCCCCTTCTTCCCAACCTCATACTGTTGTGATATTGTACTTGCATGTGAAATGGTGTACTGATCAATAGCCACATCTACATTTACAGAATATCACTGGCAGGTTGATGGTTGGCTTGCGGTGGTGGAACCAGGTGGATGATGATGGACAAAGCCACTGGGTGTTTGAGTCGAGAAAGGTACCTAAACCAAGCTGCTCCTACATGTGCTTCATGTTGTGTTGCTTTTGATGAACACTGTTATAGCAGTTAAGTAGTCCTAAAAGCAAGCCTGTTGCTGATCTCCTTGTGTTGCTAAATGCAGTACTTACTGTTGGCAGGCCTGAATGGTATTTGCAGATGGACTCAGTGTGAGAATATCCTCTGTTTCCTCAGGGGGCCGGGAAGCAGCAAGCCTCCGATTCTGAGTCACGCATCTTCTGGCTCGGCCTAATCGTGTGTCCCATCCTCTGGGTCATCTTTGCCTTCAGCACCCTCATCTCTTTCAGGATTAAGTGGCTGGTAAGTCCTAAACATTGGCAAGGTTTCCTTGTTGCCAGAGCACACACATCCAACTCCATCTCTGTCCTCCACATGCAGGCGGTGGTGATCATGGGTGTGGTGTTGCAAGGTGCCAACCTGTATGGATACATGCGCTGTAAAGTGGGATCCAAGACCAACTTAAAGAACATGGCTACTAATTATTTTGGACGACAGTTTCTCAAGCAGGTGACTGAAATCTCGTGCAAAACAAACTCAAGACAGTTTTCAAAACCTTGTGCGGTCCAAAAAGGCTAagtatttaatatgttttttcccctctacagGCACTGTCTAAAGAAGAGGAAACGTAGAGTGCAGCTCTTCGATTTGATCACATGTTTGCATTATTCTTAATGCTATAGTATTCTATTATTAGCAGACTTGTTACCTAGGAGAAGACCTTTTTCAATTTTAAGTCAATACAaaggattttgatttttttttttttttttaatgtgatgcaATACTTTCTGATTCCCCACAGAGAAGTCCTCTTCTTGATTTCccccctccacagggaggtcaaaggtcaggcacAGGCTTGATTCAGAGCCTTGCACGCCAGCAGGGCAGATGGGGTCAGAATGAGATGAGCATCTTCTAGATGTGCTTCTTATGTGCTTTACAGCCTCACACACCCCTGGACCAgcctttccccctcttttttggtcttttgtttccattgcttGTTACCTTAATCTTGATAAAAAGGAATAATGAAGATTTTGAGAGATATTGTacagacttttttgtttgtataaTATACAGGTTTGTAAAACAATGTAAAGTATCCAGTGCAtttgtaaatatgtatgtaaagTAACTGTGTGGaacatctttttttgtgcaaatacaTTTGTAACATCTTTCTGAACAGTGTGCTCGTCTTCATTTCATATCATTCTGACACTATCCATTCTGTGATGAAATATACTTTCACATTTGTGAACTAACTAGTATGAAGCAttgactttatttcatttttgacttttttattttaagtctGGGGACAATGTTGATTAGGGACTCATGGTCAGCCTGTCCTCTTGCTCCTTCAACAATCAGACTCTAGTGCCACCTACTggtcatttgtgtgtatgtcacaGCACGCTAGCATTTGTCCTTACACTCACCTTGGCTTTTACCGTGTTTTCAGTTCTCCTGATATTAAAGTGTGTGTTATAAACCACGTTTACAAAGCACTAACATGACCACGAGTGGACAAGCAGAGCTATTTAGgcctgaagatttttttttgccacaacaaacatggcgTCCTTATCGTCCCAGGCTCAGtcgtcacaagactgatgcggaAGAGAAAAGCCTCGCCTTGAGCAGCTCGTCACATAGGGCTCGTCAagttcacacagaaacatagGAAGAAGGCCGGAAGTTGGACGATTCCGCCTCCAAAGTAAAGCAGAATTTGTCATCTATCAGGTTTTGGGGCGCACAAAACACTGATTCAAACTTCGAAGAGAACTGCAGAAATACTGAAGTTATAGCTGCTCAGAGATCTTAATTTATGTGGTATGCCCTGAACGTTCAAACAACACAAAGTCAAAGGTTTATCTAAATTAAAACAAGTTACACAATTGATCTTAAACGAAATAGTGTTAAAATTCCTgtctcaatgtttttttttccacaacacaCCATACAATTCAGAGTAATATAAACTAAAATGGAATTAAGATGGAATGTAATACACCTGAAGCTCTAGGTCTCACAGAATAATAATCTCCACTACCTATTGCACTCAAATAAAAGTGCTAGATCTAGGTTCCAATGGACTCTAAAGAACTCTGTTTAATTGCGCCTGATATATATAttagtatatatatatgaaaatacaGGTAAAAATTAATTTcgagcgaaaaaaaaaacatgctgttcATTTACAACATTTCCCTTTGAATGCATTATTTCCACTAGCCACTGAAACGCATTAAAATACTTggtgcatttattttgaaaatgcatagcggaaatgtcattttttacaaATCCGGGCTACTTGATGTTGGTGCCTTAAGCTCTCCACAACAGCAGATTTTGGGGGGTTTGTGGGCTTGGTGGGTCTGTAAAAACATTGCTGTTGGCCTCCTTTAATGGGAATTTCTGCAAGGACTGTCCAAGATGATTCCCACCGAGGACGCGTCGGCCCGGAAGAGGGAGATAGAGGAGAAACTGAAGCAGGTCGGAAATAGCTGGGCAGGGAGCAGCACAACGGGGCTTCATGGCACAAACACCCATCAAATTGACTTCATAACAGTGTTGTGTTGCATGTTTAATAATTATGCAGGCATAAATGAGCTGTCACTTGTGATTGATAGACTGTGTGGCAGCAGCGTGTCCTCCTCACCCTCTTGTGATGTGTCGTTACAGGAGCAGGAGACATTGTCATTCATCAGGGAAAATCTGGAGAAGAGTGATCAGCTGACCAAGGGAATGGTacgacaaacaaaacacattttaggatGTGCCGGATCACAGGTTCACACTCTAGACGTGGATGAAGAGTTCACTGTCATCATCCTCCTGCTGCAAAATGGCACAAATCCATCAGAATATGTCTATAAATGAGAGGAGTTGTCCTTACACTCTTTGTaaggctgcatcacagtaaagggatgcagttttcttaacttattagactgttgtagttCAGTTATTTGCCTGATCACCGTATGCACATTATTAATGACTATCATGTGTTAATATCTGAAAGCACTAGTCATCCCTATAATGTCCTCACAACATCCAGGTATTgtaagatattgtgatattttgattttgtccgtaCTCCAAGGCCCTAGCTCTGTTGTAAATGTACTGCAAACCCAACATATATTTATTGTAAGTGCAAAGAGAGACCATGTATTAACGAGGTTGGATATGCTTCTCATGTGCTTATTGTTATATGCTTCTTGTTCTGAAAGGTCTCCATCCTGTCTTCGTTCGAGAGCCGCCTGATGCAGCTGGAGAACTCCATCATCCCGGTCCACAAACAGACGGAGAACCTGCagcgcctccaggagaacgtggACAAAACTCTGTCCTGCATGGATCACGTCATCAGCTACTACCACGTGGCCAAAGACACCGACAGGATCATTAGAGAGGGGTGAGAGCAGTGACAGCTGTCCCTGCTTTTTGTTGGGGATAAACAAATCAGCTGTATTATAATGAGAGTTGTTTCTTCTAGACCGACAGGCAGACTGGATGAGTATCTTGCCTGTATCGCTAAGATCCAGAAAGCTGTGGAGTACTTCCAGGACAACAACCCTGACAGTCCAGAATTGAACACAGtggtacatttttgtttttcttaacctttacgtttttttttttttttgaacaccTCACATTTACACCTGGGAAAAGTCTTTGAGTGTTTATTTTGCCTCTCATTCCTGTGTTGCAAGCGTAGTTTCCACCCAGCTCTATATTTAAACTGAAGTTGTATAAGTTAGTGTGTGCACAGGCTGAAAAAATACCCTAGAGGAATTTCCGCAAAAATAAGCGGTCTCGCTGTTGTTGTTCTACCGCAGAAAGCACGCTTTGAGAAGGggaaggagctgctggaggccgAGTTCCGCAGCCTGCTGACCCGCTACAGCAAGCCCGTCCCCCCCATCCTCATCCTGGACGCCATCAGCATGGACGAGGAGctggaggtgcaggaggaggtgaCGCTTGAACACCTGCCTGAAGCCGTGCTCCAAGACATCATCTGCATCTCCGGCTGGCTGGTGGAATATGGACGCAACCAGGGTGCGGCTTTATGTAGATTTGAATCCTTTCGTTAGTTGCTACCTGCACTGTCCTGTGAGTTTTCCAAcatcctctccccctctctctgggCCATTCCTCTAACAGGTTTCCTtccccttctctttcctttttttacatttcctgcaCTTCAGACTCAGAATAGAAAGAGAGGATTTCAAAGCTCCAGGTGGTCAAAGCTgagttttgtttacttttctgcAACAGGACTGAAAATGTAGGACATTTTcatcataaaaaatgtaaatccaCGAGACTTTGGTTTGCAGTTTATGGAACATATTCTGTAAACTTTGGAtccctgtgctttttttttttttttttttttttttttttttttttaagatagcAGTGCAAATGAAGTGGTTACCTCCTGCACCAGGGCTCTGTTTAGGAAGTTATGGCTTTTCTGTCACTGTGATCCAAACCTGGCTGCAAGTGTAGATGAAACACATGACAACAGGACATGTCAGTCCAAGTCCAGATGCAGAGTGTTTCATTATCAGTCAGGCCAAGGCAGTTCTAGGCTTTGTACAGAAGGAGGCCCACAGTCACAGACTTTCATATGACTTCCAGCTCTGCTCGTCTCTCATGGTTTGAAGATCAGGGACTTCAGACTCAGTACTGTATGTTTCAGAGCTGTGAGATATGAGGCAAACTTGACAATGACTGGGCACTGTAATTTGACTTCATTTGTATCACATATATGCAGTGTTAGGTATACTGTATTTATATAGGCATATATACACTGGACACCTGGGATGCATAACATTAGAATGAAATACACATGATCAAATACATTACAGATGACACCTGATTATTAGGAATGTGCACAGAATTGACTCACAACACATATTACTGCAATAATATGTAGACACCAACAATCCATAATCaataatgtatataaaaaaatgcaCCATGTAAATATCACACTGCTTTCTGAAAAGCTTCTGGGAAGGAATAGcgaaaaaatgataatgatacaGTGATACAAATAATGTAGTTCTCTCCCCTACATTTCTGTActtatatttttgtcttttttttgtctttttttttttttttgaaacggTGATTATGAAGCTTTTAAAGTTCAAAATGCCTTTATTGTTAATCAGTATTTGACTCATGACCTCTCAGTTGACATTTTACAGGGGACATTGTTTCTGCTGCCGCTGCATTTAGGTGAAATATAAGCCTAAGAATAAAGCATACCATGATGACTTATTTACAGTACAGTTGAGGTGATACAGTTTTGagagctgtgtgtttatttcagtctgtttggttcacatcactcctcctctctgccttgcAGATTTCATGAACGTGTACTTCCAGATCAGGTCCAGCCAGCTGGATCGCTCCATCAAAGGCCTGAAGGATCACTTCCGCAAGAACAGCGCCTCCTCTGGGATCCTCTACTCGCCCGCCGTCCAAACCAAACGCAAGGACACGCCAACCAAAAAGGTTCCCAAGCGACCAGGTCAGTGGCTCTGCAGCAACCGTGCACCTGGAGACTCACTGCCTCAGGCACAGCTCTTTATTATCACCTCAGTCGGTAATTAGGCTTCCCACGTGCAAGCTTGCTTTTACAGATTAATCTACCCAGTAAGCATGAATCTGAACATTGTTGATTATTACTCGATGGCGGCATCCATTCAACACCCCAAATCTATTTGCCGCGGCATTCAGAGTGTGTTGATTATGCAACCGTTCCCCCATATTATTCAGTTTAAGTATCATCCTCAATCACTGAGCTGCATGTTCCACTTTAGGGACTTCTGTAAAATTCGTCTAATCACTGAACCATTGTGCACTACCACCCCTCTGTTTATCCCTGTGATTTTTAGTCTTATGACTCTGAACTAACTTTCTATTCTTTCCTCTTTCATAATCCTTATGTTGTGATGACAGTCTACATCCCAGGTAAAACAGAAAGCTTTACTGTGTGCCTCCCGCCTTTGCTTGCCTCAGTCGACTGGTCGCCACAGTTCGCGGCAAATAAAGGCGCCATAAGTGACAGCTTGAGGTTTCTGAATGAGGAGCAGGGCTGCACTAACAGATACAGACAGCAGAAGATAAAATGAAGTTACAGTATAGATGAGTGAAGTTACGACAGCGTCTTTATGTGTGATACTTAGTTTTGCAGAGTTGAAGTGTGCATTGCTTGATTCTACAGGTTTTTGGAAGATTGTGGTAGAGAATCAGCTAAAAGTCTGCAAGTTTGCTCAGTTCAAGCTATGAAGCGGGCCTTTCTTGGACAGCTGTATTTGAGTTATCTTCATCAACATGCGCTCACGGCATGGTCTTGCTATTGCTTGTGCTAAAAAGCTATAACAGCACATTTGAAATGCTCTTTCATAAGAGGACAAAGGCAAGGTGTGAGGTGGTGCCGAATCAGGACAGTCAGATGTGGATTCCACAGTTAGTAGGCCTGGCTACAGCCTGCTCTGATAACTCCTAATGAATTTTTCGGACTCGCTCTAATGAGTGTTAAATGTGCCACATGCTTACTAACTCACTAACAAAGCCAAAATACTGTGTTGTTTAACTTGTGGTAACTTTTATATACTGTTGCACCTCTAAACCATGTAACAGATTGTTTTCAATGAGtatcgtagtagtagtagtagtaataataataataataataataataataataataatgctggaTATGACTGTTATTAATTATGTTGGCAGTTTTGTGTTTATAACTGACCTAACCTGTTTACTCTTGCTTTTATATAATCGGGCTCGGTGTGTTTCGGCGCACGTGCcccagtgtgttttcatgatgcAGCTGTGCTCtagtgactctctctctcacctagTCATTCTGTTGTGTAGCTGTGGTGCTAGGCTGTGGttccccaccccacacacacctctcctgGCTGTTTCGGTGGTGGAGGGATGTGGTGTTGGTGTTTCATCACTCACTTCCTAGctctcccctcttcttcctcttctgttccccctcttccacctccttcttctgtttctgctctctggacctccctgcctgcctggactctgtctctgtgtgtgtatgggaccAGGGACCATTCGCAAGGCTCAGAACCTTCTGAAACAGTACTCACAGCATGGGCTGGATGGGAAAAAGGGGGGCTCTAACCTCACTCCTTTGGAAGGTAACGCACCTCGGTCTTCTGTTcggtgtctttttttccccctccttgcTGCCAGTGTACCGGTGTTTCTTGTGTTGTGCTcccctgttgttttttgttcGGAGCAACAGGCACACAGAAACGTCTCCAGAGTCACAGCAGCTTTCAGACACTGCTAATATTTCATGAAGCCTATAAACCTAAAATAACACCTGTAATCCTTTATTAATCtcataaatatgaaaatcagcAGATACACTCTTGGATTCATCAGCTACCTTTGCATCAGACCTGACATTATGTCAGGCTGTGtaatggaaaaatccaccctaaaacactggGAACGTTGTAAAAAGCAACGATCGGTGATGTACTTTGCATTCCTGGGTTCATTTTGTTCCTTGATGTATATTTTCGTGATTCCTGAAAATAGCTGGCCAAACCTAGATGACATGATGTCACGTCaagatatttccagcacagcCAGTTATTAAAAAGAATCAATCAACTGTAAATTTGACGTTTTGGTGCCAACattcagaatcaaagagcaccGTTCTGCACCAACATTCAACAATCCTGGAGAGAAAAAACCATtgcagaagaggcagagatagcAATTTCTCCACCCACAGtggcctcaatagaccagaatgtaATGTAGCCACAAGACATTGGGTTTTGTTCGACTCTCACGTTGTAATAATCATATAAAACTAGTTTGGCATTACATAGTGGATATTTGCTTTTGTCCCCCATGATCAGAGATCAGGGAAGGGACTTGGCTTGTGCTCTGTCCATTTTTTTGGACTTCTAAatctgagcctctgctggcctgttttggatgCAACTTGGGTTAATTATAAATGTTGACACTGGGGTCCAGCATTTTGAAGGTAAATTTGACTGGACTatcacagcgccaccaccaggccaacagggccctGAGCTTCGCAGTCAGTAGCTCGGACAAAGCAGAATCAAATTTGATGAATCTGATGTCCAATGTAAGGCTAACTGTGCTCTGGTTATGCACAGCCCACATGTTTACACATGTTCTTTAGGGTTTGTTAAAAGGGAAGTGTAAGTGTCCACTAACTGAGGCAGGAACTAGATGAAGCCGGTTGAGAGGAAACTGGGCTCAACAAAAAGGCGAATGCGAACACTTCGTCACAAAATAAACTCtagaatgcactgaacatcacagattgattaTTTGGAATAATGTAAAAGTAGGTGAAGGTTTTCCCTGAAGCTGCAATGTGTCTAAAGCTGGTGCCACATCTGGCTCTTAGTCTTTCATAAAGCTGGTTCCTGTCACGTAGCACAACAGCCACTGACTAACTTAGAtatgaaacacatgcacaaacctctctgggtgctTTTGGCCCAAGATCCCTCCCTCTTCGCCCCGTTGTAGTGGGTGTCCCCCTGCTTCCCTGCCTGCTGGGTGCTTGGTGGTCGGTGCAATTGTCACAGCGAGTCCCAGGTTTGGCCCTTGGCCTAGTTACGCCCCCAGTGGTGTGACTAGGCCCGTTTCCCTGTGACCTCACCCCCACCCATCAGGTTACGATCATGACCTGCGGGTCAAACACCACTCCGATGCCCTGACCGAGAAGCACGGGGCCGCAGCAGGTGAGTGAGGGAACGCGTGGGAATGAGAGGGAAACATCTCCATAACAAAAACTCAATGGATTTAAAAGCAGTTTGTGTCTCAGTGCACATCCAACAAAACACATGTGTATGTGACACATTGTTACCTAATAGCATATAGGCAGTGGTTGTGTCAGGTGGTGATCATGTCTTTcttttataatatatatataaattgtaATCTAGATTAACTGACTTCTCATTTTATTTGGGTCTCAGTCAAAAAGTCATCATGACAAGTGCTTTACAtcgttaaagctgcactaggtaACTTTCTGTTATCGGTGCCCCAAATGGCAGCGAGAGGAAACTGTATAAACATTTGAACTTTGTCACATGGAAATCACGCAGCGTAACATTTCACAGCTTGTATTTTGCTTTGAAATGGACAATAGCAGGACCCAGGccctgttagacctaaatggaccTAATTAACCTTCATTAATATCACTAATAACACCTATGTTTACCTgttattttatgtcaaaatggctgctgtgaaaacggGTCTATTGGAGAGCAAGAGCACTTGTCTATTGCAggcccactttgtgatttaggctgataaaaTGGGTATATTTCCTTGTAATATCTATATGTAAAACTGCCTAATGCAGCTTTAGCACATATAATTTCCATTTCCCTTGCAAACATTAGCTGTAGCCTACATCATAAATGCATAACACCATCATCTAAGTGCATACATATACTCAATTTAGCAACACTCAACTGGAGAAGAGCCCCCGTCTTGTATAATTCTTGTTTAGTTTACCCACTCACTTGATCTTTCACGTATGCTTCTCAGGAAAGGACGATGTCCTGGACATTGAGATCGACTCCTACATCCATTGTATCAGTGCCTTTGTCAAGCTGGCCCAGAGCGAATACGCCCTTCTGACTGAGATCATCCCCGAGCACCACCAGAAGAAGACGTTTGACTCCCTCATTCAGGTCAGGTATAGAAGTGAAGGGACATGATTCTTATTTTGCATTTCAACACCATTAATCAAAGACGCCCAGTGAAGTCATTTGTGATACTTGAGTTGATCCCCATAGAAGGTATGCATCTAGTCTGTGTTCTGTGCACTTAAAGgaattttgaaaaagtgaaatgttaTATTGTGAAAAAATAGTTTCTCCAAggaaaaggttttatttattttgcatgatGATGTTTaaagccattttcaggtctaaAATCATCTATAATTCATCAGAAATCACAGCTAAAACCCATTCAGTTCTGTCTGCACAATGCATGAAAAGGAGAGCTCATTCTTGCATAATGGATGAACTCATTAAACCCCTctcttttttaagttttttaataaaaaagacagatttATAGACTTGTACAATAGAATGCCTTTAATAACAGCTACAACATATTTTCTACAAAGGCAATAAAGGCTAACAGGAAACCACTGTTCCTCTGTTCTCTGGCGTCCACAGGAGGCGCTGGACAACCTGATGCTGGAGGGGGACAACATCGTGTCTGCAGCTCGCAGGGCCATCATGCGCCATGACTACTCTGCTGTCCTCACCATCTTCCCCATCCTCAGACATCTGAAAATGTCTAAATCTGAGTTTGACTCAACACTGCAGGTATGAATCAGCGTGCTTATGGTTCATCATGTACCTGGCATTATCTCCTAATGGAGCACCAGGACACGAAGCGTAAtgtgaaatgtttcattttgatcTCGTGGTTTGGCTACAGGGAACAGCAGCAAGCACCAAGAACAAACTGCCTACGCTCATCACCTCTATGGAAACTATTGGAGCCAAAGCTCTGGAAGAATTTGCAGACAGTATCAAGGCAAGAATCTCTTCTCTTCGTCTTCAGCTCTGTCACCATCTAGCAAatctacatttatttacaatttcGACACCCCTGTAGTTGAATATAGTCATCACAGTATATAATCATTGGTGTTCCCTAGCTTTGGACtaatgatttttctcttttctgacCATAGAATGATCCAGATAAGGAGTACAATATGCCTAAAGATGGAACAGTCCACGAACTGACCAGCAACGTAAGCCGATCATTTTCTTGTTACGTCAAGACTTCAGATTTATTTGTACAACTTGCACTACAAACTCAACACCCTGCTATGAGGGCTTTGCTGTTTGTACCCTCCTGGGACTCGCAGGTGGACTCCTGGGCAACCGCTAGCTGTGCAGAGTAGACTATTTTGGTTCAGTAAATAAAGGTGAAGTGGTCATTACCTTGGCCTCTCTTCCCACAGGCCATCCtgttcctgcagcagctgctggactTCCATGAAACGGCTGGAGCCATGCTGGCCTCTCAAGGTAGAGTTGCATCAGCAAAGCCAGAGTGTAGCTCTCTTTAGCCGAAAACCTCCTGCTACCCCATGTCGTCCCGTAAGGCACCAGTTCCCGAGATGCCAGTAGTAATCTAAACCTGTTTTACATGCATGTAAGAGGAAAATTAGTGTAGGTTTTTCACTGATATCCATACAAGACTCAtgatttcattgtattttgGTTGTAATGTATGCACATAGTGAATTTAGATGCAAAGGTGCATAACGTAAGATTATCAATATTGCTGTTTAGGAGCATCTTTTGTTCTTTGGGTACTGTAAACCAGGAGAGGGTCCATGTGACCACACTCTGTGTTATAAGAGCATTACCACTGTGGGATGAGTTTCCTGCACCCACCCATATGTCTTACAGCTTTATTGCTTTCCTGACACCTTTGAGACTCAGGATTCGCTGTCCAAAGGGGTGGAAAATTGTTTCTGTATTaggtttcttcctctctctgtgtctgtgaccGTCTCTGATGTGTTGAATTATTCACCTCCTTCACCTGCTCTTTCCCTCTTCTCGCCATGCACAGCTTCAAAttgcctttctcttcctccagagGGAGCCTCGGTGACATGCTTTCATTCGGCATGTGTAGTTGGCCTGTGAAGATATCACAGCTGTGTATCAGTTCCAACAGAGATCAGTTTACATTTGActacaaaaacatttgtttggATCCCATTGGATATCTAATGGATTTTTAATCAAATCGTCACAATTTTTTAATCAAAGGGCCTCCCTACTGCTGCATGTTGCTCCCTGCTTTCATTGTCTGACTCCTGTCGTCTTTCA
This genomic interval from Myripristis murdjan chromosome 19, fMyrMur1.1, whole genome shotgun sequence contains the following:
- the exoc7 gene encoding exocyst complex component 7 isoform X7, which codes for MIPTEDASARKREIEEKLKQEQETLSFIRENLEKSDQLTKGMVSILSSFESRLMQLENSIIPVHKQTENLQRLQENVDKTLSCMDHVISYYHVAKDTDRIIREGPTGRLDEYLACIAKIQKAVEYFQDNNPDSPELNTVKARFEKGKELLEAEFRSLLTRYSKPVPPILILDAISMDEELEVQEEVTLEHLPEAVLQDIICISGWLVEYGRNQDFMNVYFQIRSSQLDRSIKGLKDHFRKNSASSGILYSPAVQTKRKDTPTKKVPKRPVYIPGTIRKAQNLLKQYSQHGLDGKKGGSNLTPLEGYDHDLRVKHHSDALTEKHGAAAGKDDVLDIEIDSYIHCISAFVKLAQSEYALLTEIIPEHHQKKTFDSLIQEALDNLMLEGDNIVSAARRAIMRHDYSAVLTIFPILRHLKMSKSEFDSTLQGTAASTKNKLPTLITSMETIGAKALEEFADSIKNDPDKEYNMPKDGTVHELTSNAILFLQQLLDFHETAGAMLASQVLGDTYNIPLDPRETSSSASSYSSEFSKRLLSTYICKVLGNLQLNLLSKSKVYEDSALSAIFLHNNYNYILKSLEKSDLIQLVTVTQKKAESSYRELIEQQIQTYQRSWLKVTEHLTDRNMPVFQPGTKLKDKERQVIKDKFKGFNDGLEELCKIQKVWAIPDKEQRDFIRQAQKKVVSEAYRAFLQRCANISFTKNPEKYHKYRPEQVEEMIERLFDTSA
- the exoc7 gene encoding exocyst complex component 7 isoform X1; the encoded protein is MIPTEDASARKREIEEKLKQEQETLSFIRENLEKSDQLTKGMVSILSSFESRLMQLENSIIPVHKQTENLQRLQENVDKTLSCMDHVISYYHVAKDTDRIIREGPTGRLDEYLACIAKIQKAVEYFQDNNPDSPELNTVKARFEKGKELLEAEFRSLLTRYSKPVPPILILDAISMDEELEVQEEVTLEHLPEAVLQDIICISGWLVEYGRNQDFMNVYFQIRSSQLDRSIKGLKDHFRKNSASSGILYSPAVQTKRKDTPTKKVPKRPVYIPGTIRKAQNLLKQYSQHGLDGKKGGSNLTPLEGKDDVLDIEIDSYIHCISAFVKLAQSEYALLTEIIPEHHQKKTFDSLIQEALDNLMLEGDNIVSAARRAIMRHDYSAVLTIFPILRHLKMSKSEFDSTLQGTAASTKNKLPTLITSMETIGAKALEEFADSIKNDPDKEYNMPKDGTVHELTSNAILFLQQLLDFHETAGAMLASQVLGDTYNIPLDPRETSSSASSYSSEFSKRLLSTYICKVLGNLQLNLLSKSKVYEDSALSAIFLHNNYNYILKSLEKSDLIQLVTVTQKKAESSYRELIEQQIQTYQRSWLKVTEHLTDRNMPVFQPGTKLKDKERQVIKDKFKGFNDGLEELCKIQKVWAIPDKEQRDFIRQAQKKVVSEAYRAFLQRCANISFTKNPEKYHKYRPEQVEEMIERLFDTSA
- the exoc7 gene encoding exocyst complex component 7 isoform X2, which encodes MIPTEDASARKREIEEKLKQEQETLSFIRENLEKSDQLTKGMVSILSSFESRLMQLENSIIPVHKQTENLQRLQENVDKTLSCMDHVISYYHVAKDTDRIIREGPTGRLDEYLACIAKIQKAVEYFQDNNPDSPELNTVKARFEKGKELLEAEFRSLLTRYSKPVPPILILDAISMDEELEVQEEVTLEHLPEAVLQDIICISGWLVEYGRNQDFMNVYFQIRSSQLDRSIKGLKDHFRKNSASSGILYSPAVQTKRKDTPTKKVPKRPGTIRKAQNLLKQYSQHGLDGKKGGSNLTPLEGKDDVLDIEIDSYIHCISAFVKLAQSEYALLTEIIPEHHQKKTFDSLIQEALDNLMLEGDNIVSAARRAIMRHDYSAVLTIFPILRHLKMSKSEFDSTLQGTAASTKNKLPTLITSMETIGAKALEEFADSIKNDPDKEYNMPKDGTVHELTSNAILFLQQLLDFHETAGAMLASQVLGDTYNIPLDPRETSSSASSYSSEFSKRLLSTYICKVLGNLQLNLLSKSKVYEDSALSAIFLHNNYNYILKSLEKSDLIQLVTVTQKKAESSYRELIEQQIQTYQRSWLKVTEHLTDRNMPVFQPGTKLKDKERQVIKDKFKGFNDGLEELCKIQKVWAIPDKEQRDFIRQAQKKVVSEAYRAFLQRCANISFTKNPEKYHKYRPEQVEEMIERLFDTSA